One region of Oreochromis aureus strain Israel breed Guangdong linkage group 19, ZZ_aureus, whole genome shotgun sequence genomic DNA includes:
- the LOC116329034 gene encoding tumor necrosis factor alpha-induced protein 2-like produces MMDKSTENPSNDTVSTKSNKSIKSDEKTPTEGGINVGMMEKFRRSFRLPTRNLRHLVNPSNTVKTEFSFRRKGDKDRRSPIVEKPNFEEYLEMQAFCEATQQLIDREKHLFWETAEANKEAVEKLAADHKALEERIEHTVQQSLSLSSEEASVSALKSAVKAINLEEEQDQLWRQRCQTPPAWRPKKWKEHHDKVLHELVYSRLENPSSPTGDQVNLSSIQADIQSMGRQLKEDLQWVVEVVKNCYPPEMDICNFYARLYHQTFSARLKNIADFVLDDKDCSFLLRWVKEFYPGILEKPELASNINTEALGNLLPDELLKPLEEQYLSKEQSDLMIYIGRVLDEAKKEWDQGKEPTRDDGCYISPVAYDVIQFINGIVTSAHITVRDPHKAQKITSNLTDFMQRYQNFHEDVIKQNKPRSKAFIKANLSCVKQFRDFLVDRDLFPEDVRENCLRGLTEMKQSAYTYLLKPVHKILKPHYQKVGTSDWLMNNTFEELLNSTEEELQELQGSSQSSYQELIGQLHQEVTEEYVRRLLKGEVKLKDSNQQQKAYETVKENAEKLHELFAKMGSKQDWLKEILTKMAEVLKLQDIPAIQMQIVSLGSAYPDLSEKHVSALLRLKTNLSKADRKIVKTTLSDTLKESRADPGTRKFFSKVEVR; encoded by the exons ATGATGGACAAGTCCACTGAGAACCCCAGCAATGACACGGTGTCCACCAAGAGCAACAAATCCATCAAGAGCGATGAGAAGACGCCGACTGAAGGTGGCATAAATGTGGGCATGATGGAGAAGTTTAGAAGGAGCTTCCGGCTTCCAACACGCAATCTTCGTCACCTAGTGA ATCCCAGTAATACTGTTAAGACAGAGTTTTCTTTTAGACGGAAAGGGGACAAGGATAGACGCTCCCCGATAGTAG AGAAACCTAATTTTGAGGAATACCTTGAAATGCAAGCCTTTTGTGAGGCCACTCAGCAACTGATAGACAGGGAGAAACATCTGTTTTGGGAGACAGCTGAGGCTAACAAGGAAGCAGTAGAAAAGCTTGCTGCAGACCATAAAGCCCTTGAAGAGCGTATAGAGCACACTGTGCAGCAGAGTCTTTCTCTCAGCAGTGAGGAAGCATCAGTGTCTGCTCTGAAGTCTGCAGTGAAAGCCATCAACCTTGAGGAAGAGCAGGACCAGCTGTGGAGACAAAGATGCCAGACTCCACCAGCCTGGAGGCCCAAGAAATGGAAGGAGCACCATGACAAAGTGCTCCATGAATTAGTGTATAGTCGTTTGGAGAACCCATCGAGCCCCACTGGTGACCAGGTGAACCTGTCCTCGATCCAGGCAGACATCCAGTCCATGGGCAGGCAGCTGAAGGAGGACCTGCAGTGGGTGGTGGAGGTGGTGAAGAACTGCTACCCACCAGAGATGGACATCTGTAACTTTTATGCAAGACTGTACCATCAAACTTTCAGCGCAAGACTCAAAAACATTGCAGACTTTGTTCTGGATGACAAGGACTGCAGTTTCCTCCTGCGATGGGTGAAGGAGTTTTATCCAGG AATCCTTGAAAAACCTGAGCTGGCCAGTAATATCAATACTGAAGCGCTGGGAAACCTGCTTCCTGACGAGTTACTGAAACCTCTGGAGGAGCAGTACCTCAGCAAAGAACAG AGCGACCTGATGATTTATATTGGCCGAGTATTGGATGAAGCGAAGAAAGAGTGGGATCAAGGAAAGGAGCCGACAAGAGATGATGGTTGCTACATCAGTCCTGTGGCCTATGATGTCATCCAG TTTATCAACGGCATCGTGACATCAGCACATATAACTGTAAGAGACCCGCACAAGGCCCAGAAAATAACATCCAACCTGACAGACTTCATGCAGAG GTATCAAAATTTTCATGAAGACGTCATTAAGCAAAACAAGCCACGCAGCAAAGCTTTCATAAAGGCAAACCTCAGCTGTGTCAAACAGTTCAG GGACTTCCTTGTGGACCGCGATCTATTCCCAGAGGATGTGCGGGAAAACTGTTTGCGAGGTCTGACTGAGATGAAACAGTCTGCATACACTTATTTATTAAAACCTGTGCACAAGATCCTCAAG CCACACTACCAGAAGGTGGGAACCAGTGACTGGCTGATGAATAACACGTTTGAGGAGCTGCTGAATAGCACTGAAGAAGAGCTTCAAGAACTTCAGGGTTCGAGTCAGTCCTCTTACCAG GAGCTGATTGGTCAGCTTCACCAGGAAGTGACAGAAGAATATGTCCGGAGGCTCCTGAAAGGAGAGGTCAAACTGAAGGACAGCAATCAGCAGCAGAAGGCTTACGAGACTGtgaaagaaaatgcagagaaaCTGCACGAGCTGTTTGCCAAAATG GGATCCAAACAAGACTGGTTAAAGGAAATCCTGACCAAGATGGCAGAAGTGCTAAAACTCCAAGATATTCCTGCCATACAGATGCAAATTGTTTCACTGGGATCTGCTTATCCCGACCTCAG TGAAAAACATGTTTCGGCTCTGCTCAGACTCAAGACAAACCTCTCCAAAGCCGACAGGAAAATCGTCAAAACCACTCTGTCGGACACACTGAAAGAGAGCCGTGCTGATCCTGGAACCCGGAAGTTTTTCTCCAAAGTTGAAGTGAGATGA